One stretch of Armigeres subalbatus isolate Guangzhou_Male chromosome 2, GZ_Asu_2, whole genome shotgun sequence DNA includes these proteins:
- the LOC134216471 gene encoding cuticle protein-like, with amino-acid sequence MAFKFLIFLGLVAAASAVVLPVAVKHVEYAEAPAEYQFSYSVHDETTGDVKSQQEERHGDNVVGQYTLVDADGYRRVVDYTADEHNGFNAVVRREPLTQKLVKTVVPVAPVAHHYVAPVQHVSYPTYYHH; translated from the exons ATGGCTTTCAAA TTCTTGATCTTCCTCGGTTTGGTTGCTGCCGCCAGTGCTGTTGTCCTGCCAGTTGCCGTAAAGCATGTAGAATACGCAGAGGCACCAGCCGAGTACCAGTTCTCATACTCCGTGCACGACGAAACAACCGGGGATGTGAAGAGCCAACAGGAGGAACGCCACGGTGACAACGTCGTTGGACAGTACACCCTAGTCGATGCCGATGGTTACCGTCGTGTTGTGGACTACACTGCTGATGAGCACAACGGATTTAATGCTGTTGTTCGCCGTGAGCCTCTCACCCAGAAGCTGGTCAAGACTGTGGTTCCTGTTGCACCAGTTGCCCACCACTACGTTGCTCCGGTGCAGCATGTTTCTTATCCAACGTACTATCACCATTGA
- the LOC134216472 gene encoding cuticle protein 8-like, whose product MSAKVCIVLIACIGAIAAQHYYQQANHEEEHYAPAHYEFNYDIHDDHTGDVHGQKEVREGDKTQGEYYLIDADGHKRTVTYQVDGKSGFIAQVHREPIKGYQAPQPVQKILAAPVQQHYYQH is encoded by the exons atGTCTGCTAAA GTGTGTATCGTGCTAATTGCCTGCATCGGCGCCATTGCCGCCCAGCACTATTATCAGCAAGCTAATCACGAAGAAGAACACTACGCTCCCGCTCACTACGAGTTCAACTACGACATCCACGACGATCACACCGGAGATGTGCACGGACAGAAGGAAGTTCGGGAGGGCGACAAGACCCAAGGTGAATATTATCTGATCGATGCCGATGGCCACAAGCGCACCGTTACTTACCAGGTCGATGGCAAGAGTGGATTCATCGCCCAGGTTCACCGCGAGCCCATCAAGGGATACCAGGCCCCGCAACCAGTGCAAAAAATCTTGGCGGCTCCAGTGCAACAGCACTACTATCAACACTAG